A stretch of Natronobacterium texcoconense DNA encodes these proteins:
- a CDS encoding tyrosine-type recombinase/integrase translates to MATDPRGTQVPEEVEDPIEYFLDDQRYHGKSERTLEAYDRVLHEFEAFLRERFDGVEGPRDADRRECMAWIHSLRGEFEPSTIATYASYLNRFYDYMNRVGVFEHNPMALVMEEMSESIDTDPTRRDVSVPEMQSFVDSISHPLERAIVVTLLKTGMRVGELCNLDLEDLHLETPEIDLEWEPRVHLDRRPDSIFVSSEPARGKSVNDEVRTASNKRKRDTVVPVDDELQWALIEWLAIRPDAVSPAQPLFLDTGESWGQRLEPSDVRYIVKKHARERGWYRTGGGTTENVTPHYFRHFFTTHLRDRTGDRGIVQYLRGDVASDVIDTYTHNWGDRVRDTYLECIYSVTE, encoded by the coding sequence ATGGCGACTGATCCACGCGGCACCCAGGTTCCGGAGGAGGTAGAGGATCCGATCGAGTACTTCCTCGACGACCAGCGGTATCACGGCAAGAGCGAACGCACCCTCGAGGCCTACGACCGGGTGCTCCACGAGTTCGAGGCGTTCCTTCGAGAGCGATTCGACGGCGTCGAGGGTCCCCGTGACGCCGACCGCCGGGAGTGTATGGCCTGGATTCACTCCCTGCGGGGGGAGTTCGAACCGAGTACGATCGCCACCTACGCCTCCTACCTCAACCGCTTTTACGACTACATGAACCGCGTCGGCGTCTTCGAACACAACCCGATGGCGCTCGTCATGGAGGAGATGTCCGAATCGATCGACACCGATCCGACTCGACGGGACGTCTCCGTTCCCGAGATGCAGTCGTTCGTCGACTCAATCTCCCATCCCCTCGAGCGGGCCATCGTCGTCACACTGCTGAAGACGGGGATGCGTGTCGGCGAACTCTGCAACCTCGATCTGGAGGATCTACACCTCGAGACGCCCGAAATCGACCTCGAGTGGGAGCCACGCGTCCACCTGGATCGGCGGCCGGATTCGATCTTCGTCTCCTCGGAGCCTGCCCGCGGGAAGAGCGTCAACGACGAGGTACGGACCGCCTCGAACAAGCGAAAGCGCGACACGGTGGTTCCCGTCGATGACGAACTCCAGTGGGCACTGATCGAGTGGCTCGCGATCCGGCCGGACGCGGTCTCTCCGGCCCAACCTCTGTTTCTCGACACCGGCGAGTCGTGGGGACAGCGCCTCGAGCCGTCGGACGTCCGCTACATCGTCAAGAAACACGCTCGAGAGCGGGGATGGTACCGAACTGGCGGCGGTACGACCGAGAACGTCACGCCCCACTACTTCCGGCACTTCTTCACGACGCACCTCCGGGATCGAACCGGTGACCGCGGTATCGTCCAGTATCTCCGCGGAGACGTCGCGAGCGATGTGATCGACACCTACACGCACAACTGGGGCGACCGGGTTCGGGATACGTATCTCGAGTGTATCTACTCGGTGACCGAGTAG
- a CDS encoding ArsR/SmtB family transcription factor: MTDRGISHDDRTKARERVESELLAGALDLDREANRLSVMGEPTRFTILYLLAEEGQIRSGELADLLDRRQNDLYHHLDELENAGLVGKFRDSGSRVYELSPLAEGFVPQIFDAVGSRDEAV; the protein is encoded by the coding sequence ATGACCGATCGCGGGATTTCCCACGACGACCGGACGAAAGCACGGGAACGCGTCGAATCGGAACTGCTCGCGGGAGCACTCGACCTCGACCGAGAGGCCAACCGACTGTCGGTGATGGGTGAACCCACGCGGTTTACCATCCTCTATCTGCTCGCCGAGGAGGGACAGATTCGAAGCGGTGAACTCGCCGACTTGCTGGATCGACGCCAGAACGACCTGTACCACCACCTCGACGAACTCGAGAACGCCGGACTCGTTGGCAAGTTCCGCGACAGCGGGAGCCGCGTGTACGAACTGTCACCGCTCGCGGAAGGGTTCGTCCCCCAAATTTTTGACGCGGTCGGGTCGCGTGACGAGGCAGTCTAG